One genomic window of Corynebacterium sp. sy039 includes the following:
- the rimP gene encoding ribosome maturation factor RimP: MAFPNDEQLKTALSPVIERYGVDIEAIKISPAGKKTVVAIAVDKDGRIDSDTIEALSRDISAWCDAQEEAGVFNFGAGYTLEVSTPGVDLPLTLPRHWRRNRGRAIAIAEAHEAREDGNPQGRQGQKGKKATTTLWRIGALDAQEENVILITKQKKQLIVRAAQLAHYAGCLVEVEFAQPTVEERELVALTFDEAMTWREEHNK, translated from the coding sequence ATGGCTTTTCCTAATGATGAGCAGTTAAAAACTGCGCTTAGTCCTGTAATCGAGCGCTATGGTGTAGATATTGAAGCGATAAAAATATCTCCCGCAGGCAAAAAAACAGTTGTTGCTATAGCAGTTGATAAAGATGGGCGGATCGATTCCGATACGATTGAAGCATTGTCGCGTGATATTTCCGCTTGGTGTGATGCTCAAGAAGAAGCCGGGGTATTTAATTTTGGTGCTGGATATACGCTTGAAGTGAGCACTCCAGGAGTGGATTTACCATTGACTTTGCCTCGGCATTGGCGTCGGAATCGTGGTCGAGCTATAGCTATAGCGGAGGCGCATGAAGCACGAGAAGATGGGAATCCGCAAGGCAGACAAGGCCAGAAGGGGAAGAAAGCTACGACAACTCTGTGGCGTATTGGTGCGTTAGATGCTCAAGAAGAAAATGTCATTTTGATTACTAAACAGAAGAAACAACTTATTGTTCGAGCAGCGCAATTGGCACATTATGCCGGTTGTCTGGTAGAAGTGGAGTTCGCACAACCTACAGTTGAAGAACGAGAATTAGTTGCTTTAACTTTCGACGAAGCCATGACATGGCGAGAGGAACATAACAAGTGA
- a CDS encoding YlxR family protein — translation MTKQVLSERKTMSSRKEPIRTCIATSRKYPQSQLLRVTVDKENSGHVVPDPRRRLGGRGAWITPTISAYELAIKRRAFARALRVSTAVDTGHVHTYLLANTALKTHIDDKEDRTLMSTR, via the coding sequence ATGACTAAGCAGGTGCTTTCTGAACGAAAGACGATGAGTTCTCGTAAAGAACCCATCCGTACCTGTATAGCTACCAGTCGAAAATATCCGCAATCTCAGTTATTACGTGTAACAGTTGACAAAGAGAATTCAGGTCATGTTGTCCCAGATCCTCGTCGCCGGTTAGGTGGACGTGGAGCATGGATTACGCCAACAATATCTGCCTATGAGCTTGCTATCAAGCGCAGGGCTTTTGCTCGTGCGCTACGGGTGTCTACTGCGGTAGATACTGGTCATGTACATACGTACCTTTTAGCGAATACCGCGCTAAAGACCCATATTGATGATAAGGAAGACCGAACACTGATGAGCACACGATGA
- a CDS encoding proline--tRNA ligase, which produces MITRLSTLFLRTLRQDPADAEVPSHKLLLRAGYIRRSAPGVYSWLPLGLRTLRKIEGIVREEMDSIGAQELLFPALLPREPYEQTHRWTEYGDNLFRLKDRKGADYLLGPTHEEIFTAAVKDLYSSYKDFPVTLYQIQTKYRDEERPRAGILRGREFIMKDSYSFDMDDAGLEASYQAHRRAYQRVFDRLGLNYVICAATSGAMGGSASEEFLAISPYGEDTFVRATEGDYAANVEAVITQPGVERDYSQLPPAQEYDTPESETIAALVEWARSQSISVEGREVTAADTLKCIICRVKEPAQEETRLLGVLIPGDREVDMKRLEAALEPASVELATPEDFAQHPFLVKGYVGPRALAEHGIEVLADPRVVSGTAWITGADAPQRHIVGLVAGRDFNVDGYIEAAEIKEGDPAPAGQGVLTLERGIEVGHIFQLGRKYTEAFDVQILDENGKRAIPTMGSYGLGISRLMAVLAEQRLDEKGLNWPLAVAPYQVHLVVANKDEAAIKAGEELVAQLDRAGVEVLYDDRPKVSPGVKFKDAELLGMPYVVILGRSFAEGKVELRARGGQTTEVDATDIYDTVLRLVQSR; this is translated from the coding sequence ATGATTACCCGTCTTTCTACTTTATTTTTGCGTACATTACGTCAGGATCCTGCTGATGCCGAAGTACCTAGCCATAAACTTTTGCTGAGAGCTGGTTATATTCGTCGAAGCGCGCCAGGAGTGTATTCTTGGTTGCCGCTGGGACTGCGTACCCTACGCAAAATTGAAGGAATTGTCCGTGAAGAAATGGATTCCATCGGTGCTCAAGAGTTGCTTTTCCCAGCATTGTTGCCGAGAGAACCGTATGAACAAACACATCGCTGGACAGAATATGGCGATAACCTCTTTCGCCTCAAAGACCGTAAAGGCGCAGATTATCTCCTGGGACCAACCCATGAGGAAATTTTCACTGCTGCGGTAAAGGATCTTTATTCCTCTTATAAAGACTTTCCAGTAACTCTCTATCAGATACAAACAAAGTATCGTGATGAAGAACGCCCACGTGCCGGTATTTTGCGCGGTAGAGAGTTCATTATGAAAGATTCTTACTCTTTCGACATGGACGATGCTGGTCTTGAGGCTTCATATCAAGCTCATCGACGCGCGTATCAACGAGTTTTTGACCGTTTAGGTCTTAACTATGTCATTTGTGCTGCAACATCAGGCGCTATGGGTGGTTCTGCCTCAGAGGAGTTCTTGGCCATTAGTCCTTATGGTGAGGATACTTTTGTCCGTGCCACAGAAGGCGATTATGCAGCTAATGTGGAGGCTGTTATTACCCAACCTGGTGTGGAACGTGATTACAGTCAATTACCACCAGCACAGGAATATGACACCCCAGAATCGGAGACGATTGCTGCACTTGTGGAATGGGCACGTAGCCAGTCCATTAGCGTCGAAGGCAGGGAAGTGACTGCGGCTGACACGCTCAAGTGCATTATTTGCCGCGTCAAAGAACCAGCTCAGGAAGAAACTCGATTGTTGGGGGTACTTATCCCCGGTGATCGGGAAGTAGATATGAAGCGCTTGGAGGCTGCTTTAGAACCAGCGAGCGTGGAGTTAGCAACTCCTGAGGATTTTGCACAACACCCGTTCTTGGTGAAGGGATATGTTGGTCCTCGCGCGTTGGCAGAACATGGCATAGAAGTACTAGCTGATCCACGTGTGGTATCAGGCACTGCATGGATTACTGGTGCTGATGCACCTCAGCGCCATATTGTGGGATTAGTTGCTGGTCGTGACTTTAACGTTGACGGGTATATTGAAGCCGCAGAGATTAAAGAAGGCGATCCAGCACCTGCTGGTCAAGGTGTTCTTACTCTTGAACGAGGTATTGAAGTCGGACACATTTTCCAATTGGGACGCAAATACACTGAAGCCTTTGACGTGCAAATTCTTGACGAAAACGGCAAGCGTGCTATCCCAACTATGGGCTCATATGGTTTAGGTATTTCTCGATTGATGGCTGTGCTTGCCGAACAACGCCTGGACGAAAAAGGATTGAACTGGCCGTTGGCAGTCGCTCCTTATCAAGTGCACCTGGTGGTTGCTAATAAGGATGAAGCAGCGATTAAAGCTGGTGAAGAGCTTGTAGCACAATTAGATCGTGCGGGTGTAGAAGTGCTTTACGACGATCGACCTAAAGTAAGTCCAGGCGTGAAATTCAAGGACGCAGAATTGCTAGGTATGCCATATGTAGTCATTTTGGGTCGCTCTTTTGCTGAAGGAAAGGTAGAGTTACGCGCTCGGGGTGGGCAAACCACTGAGGTAGATGCAACTGATATTTATGACACTGTGCTTCGGCTTGTCCAATCCCGTTAA
- a CDS encoding methylated-DNA--[protein]-cysteine S-methyltransferase: MVIAFFSTTATPDGAFSIISADNKVLASGWNTTTQELLSLIHSSIRPDQLEEVPAHNPQVSFALDAVHAYYQGEIHRVAEVAVSQVATAFQEKAWQCLREVSPGNPISYRDYAALCGAPRAIRAVASACARNSAALFVPCHRIIRSDGSLGGFRYGLEIKRALLERESLQE, translated from the coding sequence ATGGTGATTGCATTTTTCAGTACCACAGCTACCCCAGATGGTGCGTTTAGCATTATCAGTGCTGATAACAAAGTATTGGCAAGCGGATGGAATACCACTACTCAGGAATTGCTCTCTTTGATTCACAGTAGTATCCGACCAGATCAACTAGAAGAAGTGCCTGCGCATAATCCACAGGTTTCTTTCGCGCTCGACGCAGTGCATGCATATTATCAGGGCGAGATTCATCGAGTGGCTGAGGTGGCGGTATCCCAAGTCGCTACTGCTTTTCAAGAAAAAGCATGGCAATGTTTACGCGAGGTTTCGCCCGGAAACCCCATAAGCTATCGTGACTACGCAGCATTATGCGGTGCGCCACGGGCTATTCGGGCTGTAGCTAGTGCATGTGCCCGCAATAGTGCAGCCTTATTTGTGCCTTGCCATCGGATTATACGCAGTGATGGTAGCCTAGGCGGTTTTCGCTATGGGCTAGAGATTAAACGAGCACTGCTAGAGCGGGAATCCCTCCAGGAGTAA
- a CDS encoding glycosyltransferase family 87 protein: protein MVRPNSLWNICHKYWIIVCCILCAISAVFAWATGNELHRHWALLALIGYIGAAGFFSIKRAVVACIWALAWTLVFPLAWFIPRGARQPEVFVVERAAHDFFTTANPWITHPKVVDDFNPYSPAMVLFGMPAQVWDTRFLGDARIWFLVFFSWCFIYAYRVTEDHIRNTKPYAQTTALMIVLCIPVVALSAAVGGVDLPVAGATMVALATFWAQKYAQSGAFIALALGMKWMIMPILFVLIFLLGSRAHKRQLLHFFGTSMGIGLLVHIPALMNMHEFINHTVLFPAGKAQVMTPAGNSLAGALLADVPGGQLLCYGLLLIAGIGFAVRLWIRPPRSLAGVCILCSIGLVVLFLFSPSFRFGYMLYPATFMWFAWITHIRRGVVSSP, encoded by the coding sequence GTGGTTCGACCTAACTCACTGTGGAATATCTGCCACAAGTATTGGATCATCGTGTGTTGCATATTATGTGCGATTAGTGCTGTCTTTGCCTGGGCAACAGGCAATGAATTGCACCGTCATTGGGCACTCTTAGCACTGATTGGTTATATCGGGGCAGCAGGTTTTTTTTCGATTAAGCGGGCTGTTGTCGCTTGTATTTGGGCTTTAGCATGGACATTAGTGTTTCCACTGGCATGGTTCATTCCCCGCGGTGCACGCCAACCTGAGGTTTTCGTGGTAGAACGTGCAGCACATGATTTTTTCACCACTGCGAATCCCTGGATCACACACCCCAAGGTAGTAGATGACTTTAATCCGTACAGTCCTGCAATGGTTCTTTTCGGTATGCCAGCTCAGGTTTGGGATACTCGTTTCCTAGGAGACGCCCGGATATGGTTTTTAGTCTTCTTTAGCTGGTGCTTCATCTATGCCTATCGAGTAACCGAAGACCATATCCGAAATACCAAACCCTATGCGCAAACCACGGCACTCATGATAGTGCTGTGTATTCCAGTTGTGGCGCTTTCTGCTGCCGTCGGTGGTGTAGACCTACCAGTTGCCGGGGCAACTATGGTGGCACTAGCAACTTTCTGGGCACAAAAATATGCCCAATCAGGTGCTTTCATCGCGCTTGCATTAGGCATGAAATGGATGATCATGCCGATACTTTTTGTCCTCATTTTTCTTTTAGGTTCTCGTGCACATAAAAGACAGCTTCTTCATTTCTTCGGCACGAGCATGGGAATAGGTCTGCTCGTGCATATTCCAGCATTGATGAATATGCACGAGTTCATAAACCACACAGTGCTGTTTCCGGCAGGAAAAGCACAGGTGATGACACCGGCAGGTAATTCTCTAGCCGGTGCACTACTTGCTGATGTTCCTGGTGGACAACTGCTGTGTTATGGATTGTTGCTCATTGCTGGCATAGGTTTTGCTGTGCGGCTTTGGATTCGTCCCCCCAGGTCTTTAGCAGGTGTATGTATCTTGTGCAGCATTGGCCTGGTTGTGTTATTCCTATTCTCACCCAGTTTCCGATTTGGCTATATGCTCTATCCAGCAACATTTATGTGGTTTGCATGGATTACTCATATACGACGTGGTGTAGTTTCTTCCCCGTAG
- the cobA gene encoding uroporphyrinogen-III C-methyltransferase, with product MAEKLTSTVTLIGGGPGAWDLITIRGMKKLHEADVVLVDHLGPGAELAELSELCDLEKKEIVDVSKLPYGKQVAQEKINELLIEYALAGKKVVRLKGGDPYVFGRGFEEYQALQEQGIACEIVPGVSSGIAVPALAGIPVTQRGMVHNFTIVSGHLPPGHPKSLNDFSALAHTGGTLVVIMGVKNAEAITQALIDAGLDPHTPAAVIQEGATKHQRSFHCEVAELAQLMRAQQIQPPAVYVIGAVAGLITQ from the coding sequence ATGGCAGAAAAACTAACTTCTACTGTAACGCTTATTGGTGGTGGTCCTGGTGCATGGGACCTGATAACAATTCGTGGTATGAAAAAATTGCATGAAGCTGATGTAGTGTTAGTTGATCATTTAGGACCTGGGGCTGAGTTAGCAGAATTATCTGAGTTATGTGATTTAGAAAAAAAAGAGATTGTTGATGTCTCCAAGTTGCCTTATGGCAAGCAGGTCGCTCAGGAAAAAATAAATGAACTCCTGATTGAATATGCACTAGCAGGTAAAAAAGTGGTGCGCTTAAAAGGCGGGGATCCTTATGTCTTTGGCCGCGGTTTTGAGGAATACCAAGCACTTCAGGAACAGGGCATTGCTTGTGAAATCGTCCCCGGGGTAAGCAGTGGTATTGCTGTTCCTGCCTTGGCAGGCATACCTGTCACACAACGTGGGATGGTGCATAATTTCACGATTGTATCTGGGCATTTACCACCCGGACACCCCAAATCACTTAATGACTTCTCTGCGCTGGCACATACTGGCGGTACCTTGGTGGTGATAATGGGAGTAAAAAATGCTGAAGCAATTACTCAAGCACTTATCGACGCAGGTCTTGATCCACATACCCCTGCTGCCGTGATACAAGAAGGCGCTACCAAACATCAGCGTAGTTTTCATTGCGAAGTAGCAGAATTGGCTCAGCTTATGCGTGCGCAGCAGATACAACCACCAGCTGTCTATGTTATTGGTGCTGTAGCCGGGTTGATTACCCAATAA
- a CDS encoding cobyrinate a,c-diamide synthase — protein sequence MVTTPGFVIAATASGAGKTTIATGLMYALAQRMTVAPFKVGPDYIDPSYHSLATKTQGRNLDSVMCGRELIGPLYTHGCQGADIAVVEGVMGLFDGRITTEHSGSDYAEGSTADIAALLGLPIVLVVDVRGMSQSVGALVRGFSTYDPRLNIAGVILNNAGSSRHAEVCQQAIIDCGIPVFGVVPRIKDIAVPSRHLGLVTSGELTTAQEAVEKMGDIVEQYVDIDRIIECAQCQWEGEPWKPEDHIEAVARHPRVRIALATGPAFSFTYAEHRELLAAAGAELMSFDPLRDDFPDCDGLIIPGGFPEEYCKELAQRSELAKQIRARIEQGMPVHAECAGLLWLLDTLDSYPMLGVIPAVATMKNRVTLGYRDSVALVDSCLYRAGQRVVGHEFHYTQLVVDAESRAHDSGDYNPAWAWRSWEKEVVKEGFIRGNIHASYVHVHPAAVPTAISRFVEQCLHYAACRDAVSDTA from the coding sequence GTGGTGACAACCCCAGGATTTGTTATTGCAGCTACTGCCTCTGGGGCAGGAAAAACCACAATAGCCACTGGGCTTATGTATGCCCTAGCCCAGCGCATGACAGTCGCTCCTTTTAAGGTGGGTCCTGATTATATAGATCCGAGCTATCATAGCTTAGCGACGAAAACCCAAGGTAGAAATCTTGATTCTGTTATGTGTGGGCGAGAACTTATCGGTCCGCTTTATACACATGGTTGCCAAGGCGCAGATATAGCTGTCGTCGAAGGCGTTATGGGACTATTTGATGGCAGAATCACCACTGAGCACAGTGGCAGTGACTATGCCGAGGGATCTACTGCAGATATTGCTGCGCTGTTGGGTTTGCCCATAGTGCTTGTTGTGGATGTGCGAGGAATGAGCCAGTCAGTTGGAGCACTTGTGCGTGGTTTCTCCACTTATGATCCTCGGCTTAACATTGCAGGGGTAATCCTTAATAATGCAGGTAGTTCCCGTCATGCTGAGGTCTGTCAACAAGCAATAATCGACTGCGGTATCCCTGTATTTGGTGTGGTACCACGAATAAAAGATATTGCTGTGCCTTCTCGACATTTGGGATTAGTTACTTCTGGAGAATTGACCACCGCACAAGAAGCAGTGGAAAAAATGGGTGACATTGTCGAACAGTATGTCGATATAGACCGGATCATTGAGTGCGCACAGTGTCAATGGGAAGGCGAGCCGTGGAAACCAGAAGATCATATTGAGGCTGTTGCTCGGCACCCTAGAGTTCGTATTGCACTGGCAACAGGACCTGCTTTTTCTTTCACTTATGCTGAGCATAGAGAATTACTAGCTGCAGCAGGAGCAGAACTTATGAGTTTTGATCCATTGCGTGATGATTTTCCAGATTGCGATGGGCTTATTATTCCCGGTGGATTCCCAGAGGAATACTGTAAGGAATTAGCCCAGCGTAGTGAATTGGCCAAGCAGATACGTGCTCGAATTGAACAAGGTATGCCGGTGCACGCAGAATGTGCTGGTTTATTATGGCTGCTTGACACCCTTGACTCCTATCCCATGTTGGGGGTGATCCCCGCAGTAGCAACGATGAAGAATCGAGTGACACTGGGCTACCGCGATAGTGTTGCTTTAGTTGATTCTTGTCTCTATCGTGCAGGGCAGCGCGTCGTGGGGCATGAGTTTCACTACACTCAATTAGTCGTCGACGCGGAGTCTCGTGCTCACGATAGTGGTGACTACAATCCCGCTTGGGCATGGCGTAGTTGGGAAAAAGAAGTGGTAAAAGAAGGGTTTATCCGTGGTAATATCCATGCGAGTTATGTGCACGTTCACCCAGCCGCGGTGCCCACAGCAATAAGTCGTTTTGTGGAACAGTGCTTGCACTATGCTGCTTGTCGTGACGCTGTTTCCGATACAGCATAG
- the nusA gene encoding transcription termination factor NusA encodes MNIDVQALKDIEEQSGIVVEDMLGTIAQALLYAYLNFKAEAAAENTKSRVDIDSATGEVTVIVSELDDDNNVISEYDDTPSNFGRVGAQAVREAIVSRLREAETSQAYDAYSAYEHNVVSGVVQADAFANERGIVVVHLGSEFEGQDGIILPAEQLPGEKLAHGDRIKTYVVDVNRNNPKSLQINLSRTHPELVRRLFELEIPEVADGSVEIVSIAREAGHRSKVAVKANKKGLNAKGACIGPRGQRVNNIMNDLGGEKIDIVDYSDDPAVYVGNSLAPSKVVHVEILSREEQTARVTVPDYQLSLAIGKEGQNVRLAARLTGWKIDIRSDAS; translated from the coding sequence GTGAATATAGATGTCCAGGCGCTAAAAGATATCGAAGAACAAAGCGGTATTGTCGTTGAGGATATGTTGGGTACGATTGCCCAAGCATTGCTTTATGCCTATCTCAATTTCAAGGCAGAAGCTGCTGCAGAAAATACAAAATCACGAGTAGATATTGATAGTGCTACTGGTGAAGTAACAGTGATCGTCAGTGAACTCGATGATGATAACAATGTGATTTCTGAGTACGACGATACGCCAAGTAACTTCGGGCGCGTTGGAGCCCAAGCGGTACGCGAAGCAATCGTGAGTCGTTTGCGAGAAGCAGAAACAAGTCAGGCATATGACGCATATAGCGCGTATGAACACAATGTGGTTTCTGGTGTGGTGCAGGCTGATGCTTTTGCGAATGAGCGCGGGATCGTTGTCGTGCATCTAGGTAGTGAGTTTGAGGGACAAGATGGCATTATTCTGCCAGCCGAGCAGTTGCCTGGAGAAAAACTCGCACATGGTGACCGAATTAAAACCTATGTTGTTGATGTCAATCGCAATAACCCTAAGAGCTTACAAATTAATCTTTCCAGGACTCACCCTGAGCTCGTACGACGTTTGTTCGAGCTTGAGATTCCGGAAGTTGCAGATGGTTCGGTGGAAATTGTTTCTATTGCTCGTGAAGCAGGGCACCGTTCTAAAGTTGCAGTAAAAGCCAATAAAAAAGGCTTAAATGCAAAAGGCGCATGCATTGGTCCGCGTGGTCAGCGAGTCAATAACATCATGAATGATCTTGGTGGCGAAAAGATCGATATTGTTGATTATTCAGATGATCCAGCTGTATATGTTGGTAATTCACTTGCTCCATCTAAAGTGGTTCATGTAGAGATTCTTAGTCGTGAAGAGCAAACAGCTAGGGTAACGGTGCCTGATTACCAGCTTTCCCTTGCCATTGGTAAAGAAGGGCAGAATGTGCGCCTTGCTGCTCGCTTAACAGGTTGGAAGATTGATATTCGCTCTGACGCCAGTTAA
- a CDS encoding YdiU family protein, which produces MNLSHHFAENLPSFVHPTTMERFPNLELVQFNDALGAELGITSCDLLSLLDSHPAGHAMAYSGHQFGNFVPLLGDGRALLLGELRARNGSLVDIHLKGSGRTVFSRGGDGQAPLAAMLREYVISRWLHTLGIPTTQALAVLKTGKKIARTTAEEGALLIRVAPSHIRIGTFQYAALRGQSYVQELADYSIARHYSGCNYAEFFDALVQRQAQLVAQWMRYGFVHGVLNTDNTTISGVSIDYGPCAFMEYYDPNTVFSSIDHNGRYSYGNQPGIIRWNLTRLAETLLPILPHAHLSAILDTFPTHYHRAWLSLMRGALGLEGKEHNPTVEKLIEDWQLLLNQTHLDLNAFLHLLAHTHDDIPQEELAALLPQRNNSQHHHHLNQIAQWITQWRSLDPDYAHMRTVNPAYIPRNHVVEDALKKVRYDDDLNDVKRIMTLLDTPFGEVAQDNPLAVSLSTPDSALASTFVSYCGT; this is translated from the coding sequence ATGAATCTGAGTCACCATTTTGCTGAGAACCTACCGTCGTTTGTACACCCAACTACGATGGAGCGGTTCCCTAACCTAGAGTTAGTGCAGTTCAATGACGCATTGGGTGCAGAACTCGGTATCACTAGCTGCGACCTCCTCTCATTATTAGACTCACACCCTGCTGGTCATGCCATGGCATATTCTGGCCATCAATTTGGCAATTTCGTCCCTTTGCTTGGCGACGGGCGGGCACTCCTCTTAGGAGAGTTACGTGCACGCAATGGCTCTTTGGTTGATATTCATCTCAAAGGCTCGGGTCGCACTGTGTTTTCTCGCGGTGGTGATGGTCAGGCTCCGCTGGCAGCAATGCTTCGCGAATATGTCATAAGCCGGTGGCTGCATACTTTAGGTATTCCTACCACACAGGCTTTGGCAGTGCTCAAAACTGGCAAGAAAATTGCTCGTACCACGGCAGAAGAAGGGGCATTACTGATCCGAGTGGCACCTTCGCATATCAGAATAGGCACTTTTCAATATGCTGCGCTACGCGGTCAATCCTATGTTCAGGAACTTGCCGACTATAGTATCGCTCGGCACTACTCTGGTTGCAATTACGCTGAGTTTTTCGACGCGCTAGTCCAACGGCAGGCACAATTAGTTGCCCAATGGATGCGTTATGGTTTCGTTCACGGAGTGCTCAACACCGATAACACCACCATAAGCGGGGTAAGTATTGACTACGGTCCATGTGCTTTTATGGAATACTACGACCCAAACACTGTGTTTAGTTCTATCGATCATAACGGTCGCTATAGTTACGGAAATCAACCCGGGATAATCAGATGGAACCTCACTAGACTTGCAGAAACATTACTTCCCATTCTCCCCCATGCACACCTGAGCGCTATCCTTGATACTTTTCCCACGCACTATCATCGCGCATGGTTGAGCCTTATGCGTGGTGCATTAGGACTAGAGGGAAAAGAACATAACCCAACCGTCGAAAAGCTCATTGAGGATTGGCAGCTGTTATTAAACCAAACGCACCTTGATCTCAATGCTTTCCTGCATCTGCTTGCGCATACGCACGACGACATACCTCAGGAGGAATTAGCTGCACTACTGCCTCAACGCAACAACAGTCAGCACCATCATCACCTGAATCAGATAGCTCAGTGGATTACGCAGTGGCGCTCTCTTGACCCAGATTATGCGCATATGCGCACAGTCAATCCCGCATATATTCCGCGGAATCATGTTGTGGAAGATGCTCTCAAGAAAGTGCGTTACGACGATGATCTTAACGATGTCAAGCGCATTATGACACTACTAGACACTCCTTTTGGGGAGGTAGCTCAAGATAACCCACTGGCTGTCTCATTGAGCACACCAGATTCTGCTCTTGCCTCAACCTTTGTTAGCTATTGCGGTACGTAA
- a CDS encoding DUF4439 domain-containing protein, translated as MGIQLFSQLSQKTHRGLCVSAALCTLSAMTLSGCSIFSQPQPQPDPTLLEFYHTALAQNRHDDAAVLEREIIRLCGHYKNGDIPDSCDAESLATTAPTSDDTPTSSRIFQKIGDVDRQSLPIVVEEYAKLCAQGEPVDLAPQASVNDHDDLTTLRTALNHEKTLMYAFGLARAFADSATQEKLDVLTQTHLNRINTLELSLPADQEIPAQAPAYRFDQYTTVSDEPTAAIFLSELLDDDLSFWKNTASQAHETSWRALSLSFAGDSAKAQAVP; from the coding sequence GTGGGTATCCAATTATTTTCGCAATTATCACAAAAAACTCATCGTGGACTGTGTGTTAGTGCTGCTTTGTGCACATTATCTGCCATGACCCTTAGCGGATGTTCAATCTTTTCTCAGCCACAGCCACAACCTGATCCAACTTTGTTGGAGTTTTATCACACAGCCTTAGCGCAGAATAGGCATGACGATGCCGCAGTGCTTGAACGCGAAATTATCCGACTATGCGGTCACTATAAAAATGGCGATATCCCAGATAGTTGCGACGCAGAATCCCTCGCAACCACTGCCCCAACCAGTGACGATACCCCAACTAGTTCACGAATTTTCCAAAAAATTGGCGACGTTGACCGGCAGTCACTTCCTATAGTGGTGGAGGAATATGCCAAACTGTGTGCCCAAGGAGAACCTGTCGATTTAGCTCCACAGGCAAGTGTCAATGATCACGATGATCTCACGACGCTACGCACTGCCCTTAACCATGAAAAGACACTTATGTACGCGTTCGGATTGGCGCGTGCTTTTGCAGATTCTGCTACACAAGAAAAACTCGATGTTCTTACCCAAACCCACCTCAACCGTATCAATACGCTCGAGTTGTCTTTGCCAGCTGACCAAGAAATACCTGCACAAGCTCCTGCCTATCGCTTCGACCAGTACACTACTGTCTCCGATGAACCCACGGCAGCAATTTTCCTCAGCGAACTACTCGACGACGACCTCAGCTTCTGGAAGAATACCGCCAGCCAAGCCCACGAGACTTCTTGGCGTGCTCTGTCATTGAGCTTTGCTGGCGATAGCGCTAAAGCACAGGCTGTGCCTTAA
- the yaaA gene encoding peroxide stress protein YaaA, protein MLIILPPSETKISGGDHPSLQLEKLSFPQLNSIREDIAHDLAALDPQQALSILGISEKLLDEAASNTQLFHSPTMPALLRYTGVLYNALDAASLPEHAWQRLAIGSALFGLIRADDLIPHYRLSGNTKLPRRGRSLHHDGSFTATDTANATVPTMKSRWGTSIKDTLSDIGELIIDLRSGTYQQLGKLSSAVTVRVESCQPDGTRKVVSHFNKHYKGQLARILALSTDQADSIDDVIHISRAAGLRIEHNNNKPTELTLVV, encoded by the coding sequence ATGCTCATTATTTTACCGCCCTCAGAAACGAAAATATCCGGTGGCGATCATCCATCACTACAATTAGAAAAACTATCCTTCCCCCAGCTCAATTCAATCCGCGAGGATATTGCGCATGACCTTGCGGCATTAGATCCTCAACAAGCGCTATCTATTTTAGGAATTTCTGAAAAGCTACTCGACGAAGCTGCATCGAATACACAGCTTTTTCACTCACCCACAATGCCAGCCTTGCTGCGTTACACTGGGGTGCTCTATAACGCTCTAGATGCAGCGTCTTTGCCTGAACACGCATGGCAGCGCCTTGCTATTGGTTCTGCGCTTTTTGGACTTATTCGGGCGGATGATCTCATTCCGCATTATCGTCTCTCTGGCAATACGAAGCTACCGCGTCGGGGACGATCCCTTCACCATGATGGTTCCTTCACTGCTACTGATACAGCCAATGCCACTGTACCTACCATGAAAAGTCGATGGGGAACGAGCATTAAAGATACCTTGAGTGACATTGGTGAGCTGATCATTGACTTACGGTCAGGAACCTATCAACAACTTGGCAAGCTGAGTAGTGCTGTTACTGTGCGAGTAGAATCATGCCAGCCTGATGGAACGCGCAAAGTTGTCAGTCATTTTAATAAGCATTACAAAGGGCAACTTGCTCGCATTCTGGCATTATCGACGGATCAAGCTGACAGTATTGATGATGTTATCCATATTTCCCGAGCTGCCGGATTAAGAATCGAGCACAATAACAATAAACCTACTGAACTTACGCTGGTTGTATGA